One genomic window of Monodelphis domestica isolate mMonDom1 chromosome 1, mMonDom1.pri, whole genome shotgun sequence includes the following:
- the ZSCAN29 gene encoding zinc finger and SCAN domain-containing protein 29 yields MAKSTLKGDGGNSETFRQRFRKFHYQEVAGPREAFSQLWELCCRWLRPEVRTKEQILEILVLEQFLTVLPGEIQTWVQDHCPESGEEAVTLAEELEKEPKRPECRVTVPVKGQEVRPEKMAPLRSPLELLSVRQEAVESQPKVVAKKEGAGCPEPGPQEQLNLKEKLRLHQRTGFPFPKSGMVSGTERREPWVPDLGSKERELSRSSHTGDKRMHSDLLPSRRERKNWGDQEQWGFEDEKVAGVHWGYEETRTLLAILSQTEFYEALRNCHRNSQVYGAVAERLREYGFLRTLEQCRTKFKGLQKSYRKVKGGHPPETCPFFEEMEALMSAQVIALPSNGMEEEAAAHPGLVASDAETEDQEHGAWQQEEAAEEATVEDSDGDETGPQESGSPSAPVLFRSPSGVHWGYEETKTYLAILSETQFYEALRNCHRNSQLYGAVAERLWEYGFLRTPEQCRTKFKSLQTSYRKVKSGHAPETCPFFEEMDALVSTRAAAPPSDGLEEEAGPHSGLVASDGETEEQDQEGWQQGEAAEEVMATAEDSEGEEVGAEEAPRSSGSPGAPVLFQSPRGFEAGFENKQNTKRDISEEVELHRTLLARSERKIPHRFNQGKDSDSDCKSGRQWAKSPVERRGKLTPPEKGLGKILSHQKPFLGDRPYKYLRYGKSFGPNSHLLMHQIPHQIENPYKCGDCGKSFSRSARLIRHRRIHTGEKPYKCLDCGKSFRDSSNFITHRRIHTGEKPYQCGECGKRFNQSSSLIIHQRTHTGEKPYQCEECGKSFNNSSHFSAHRRIHTGERPHVCPDCGKSFSKSSDLRAHHRTHTGEKPYGCHECGKCFSKSSALNKHREIHTREKLSQSEPK; encoded by the exons ATGGCCAAATCCACTCTGAAAGGGGATGGGGGTAACTCTGAGACTTTTCGGCAGCGTTTCAGAAAGTTCCATTATCAGGAGGTGGCTGGGCCCCGTGAAGCTTTCAGTCAACTCTGGGAATTATGCTGTAGATGGTTAAGGCCAGAGGTTCGCACCAAGGAACAAATACTAGAGATACTGGTACTGGAGCAATTCCTGACTGTCCTACCTGGGGAGATTCAGACCTGGGTACAGGATCATTGTCCAGAGAGTGGAGAAGAAGCTGTGACCTTGGCAGAAGAATTGGAGAAAGAGCCTAAAAGACCAGAGTGCCGg GTCACTGTCCCTGTGAAAGGCCAGGAAGTTAGACCTGAGAAGATGGCACCCCTAAGATCACCTCTGGAGTTACTAAGTGTTCGGCAAGAAGCTGTGGAGTCCCAGCCCAAGGTTGTGGCCAAGAAAGAAGGGGCTGGTTGCCCAGAACCAGGACCACAAGAACAACTTAACCTAAAGGAAAAGCTCAGACTTCATCAAAGGACTG GATTTCCTTTCCCCAAATCTGGCATGGTTTCtgggacagagagaagagaaccaTGGGTCCCAGATCTGGGTTCCAAGGAGAGGGAACTCTCAAGAAGCAGTCACACAGGTGACAAACGAATGCACTCTGATCTTTTGCCatcaaggagggaaagaaaaaactgGGGAGACCAGGAGCAGTGGGGCTTTGAGGATGAAAAGGTAGCTGGTGTGCACTGGGGGTATGAAGAAACCAGAACTCTACTTGCAATTCTAAGTCAGACTGAGTTTTATGAAGCCCTTCGGAACTGTCACCGTAATAGCCAAGTGTATGGAGCAGTTGCTGAGAGACTGAGGGAATATGGCTTCCTACGAACACTTGAACAATGTCGGACCAAGTTTAAAGGCCTCCAGAAAAGTTACCGTAAAGTCAAGGGTGGCCATCCGCCTGAGACCTGCCCCTTCTTTGAAGAGATGGAAGCCTTGATGAGTGCCCAGGTCATTGCTTTGCCCAGCAATGGCATGGAGGAGGAGGCAGCAGCTCACCCTGGCCTGGTAGCCAGTGATGCCGAAACAGAAGACCAGGAACATGGGGCCTGGCAGCAAGAGGAGGCAGCAGAAGAAGCCACAGTGGAAGATTCTGATGGTGATGAAACAGGCCCCCAGGAGTCTGGGAGCCCCAGTGCGCCAGTCCTTTTCCGAAGCCCAAGTG GTGTACACTGGGGCTATGAAGAGACCAAGACTTATCTTGCAATCCTTAGTGAAACTCAGTTTTACGAAGCTCTACGGAACTGTCATCGTAACAGTCAATTGTATGGGGCAGTGGCTGAACGATTATGGGAATATGGTTTCCTCAGGACACCAGAACAGTGTCGGACTAAATTTAAAAGCCTCCAAACCAGCTATCGGAAAGTTAAGAGTGGTCATGCCCCAGAGACTTGCCCCTTCTTTGAGGAGATGGATGCCTTGGTGAGTACCCGGGCTGCTGCCCCACCTAGTGATGGTCTGGAGGAGGAGGCAGGACCTCATTCTGGCTTGGtggccagtgatggtgaaacaGAAGAGCAAGACCAGGAGGGCTGGCAGCAGGGAGAGGCAGCTGAGGAAGTCATGGCCACAGCAGAAGACTCAGAGGGTGAAGAAGTGGGTGCTGAGGAGGCACCTCGAAGTTCTGGGAGCCCTGGTGCTCCAGTGCTGTTTCAAAGCCCAAGGG gttttgaggctggatttgagaaCAAGCAGAACACAAAACGGGATATTTCTGAGGAAGTAGAACTGCATCGAACATTACTTGCAAGATCTGAAAGGAAAATTCCTCATCGTTTTAATCAGGGAAAAGACAGCGACAGTGATTGCAAGTCAGGAAGGCAATGGGCAAAGTCCCcagtggagagaagaggaaaactgACACCCCCAGAAAAGGGATTAGGGAAAATACTAAGTCATCAAAAACCTTTCTTAGGAGATAGACCCTATAAATACCTTAGGTATGGAAAAAGCTTTGGTCCAAATTCACACCTTCTCATGCATCAGATACCCCACCAGATAGAGAATCCATATAAGTGTGGAGATTGTGGGAAAAGTTTCAGTCGAAGTGCACGCCTCATTAGACACAGAAGGatacacactggagagaaaccatataaATGTCTTGACTGTGGAAAAAGTTTCCGTGACAGTTCAAACTTTATCACTCATCGAAGGATTCACACAGGAGAGAAACCCTACCAGTGTGGTGAGTGTGGAAAACGATTCAATCAGAGTTCAAGTCTTATCATACATCAGAGAACCCATACTGGAGAAAAGCCCTATCAATGTGAAGAGTGTGGAAAAAGCTTCAATAATAGTTCTCACTTTAGTGCACACAGACGAATCCACACAGGAGAGAGACCCCATGTGTGTCCTGATTGTGGGAAAAGCTTCAGTAAAAGCTCTGACTTAAGGGCACATCACAGAACCCACACAGGAGAGAAGCCCTATGGATGTCATGAATGTGGGAAATGTTTCAGCAAAAGTTCAGCCCTTAATAAACACCGAGAAATCCACACAAGAGAAAAGTTATCACAGTCAGAACCTAAGTAA